The following are encoded in a window of Arctopsyche grandis isolate Sample6627 chromosome 2, ASM5162203v2, whole genome shotgun sequence genomic DNA:
- the LOC143920832 gene encoding uncharacterized protein LOC143920832: MGVFEIHNEDGREGFQNDSRIEVTRKTAFSEDGKQYIEGEWQENNLTKILSCQFNTTFTDEKTFYIRNQTPGYLFIIDHEDFIADVEISDTTGLYVKNSFLDNGIICELLFNKIKITEIFKDGLMNKKKHCYKDFISLISDICHKIGDDIAVNDDILQIYIEIGKINEEDVLLKNDLIMNKLVENKYVSEEIKDIARTFLNILQSIVKRNDTLPNIEIAEIEDFNLTEEVTKIIGEGLEHHKRTLRDNCFIFFDNYNFNDLSAEQLLFITKNDMKMMSSLAFVSDNNCFSKILNLFQARFIKKVEAATKYVSYKKMAPMFNSVTYYIFKSFTELIETISSITKTSVEDTLNIIEKNSTINWESPCSLDMSMEIQCRFLFQLITFFSKGSITTYEYTFKFLTSKNDLNKRNVTQENLRKLLNLKVNLRIFDVEFASIPEHRRIWLYLLDDAMSIVGNDNCFENFQPLLSGFVNYISKSDKSLEVYRNYTHNLIQFIVTSEQCLSYCRNLNVSESL, from the coding sequence ATGGGAgtttttgaaattcataatgaaGATGGACGGGAAGGATTCCAGAATGATAGTCGAATCGAGGTGACGAGAAAAACGGCGTTCAGCGAAGATGGAAAACAATACATCGAGGGAGAGTGGCAGGAAaacaatttaacaaaaatattatcctgTCAATTTAATACTACGTTCACCGATGAAAAGACGTTTTACATCAGAAACCAAACTCCAGGATATTTGTTTATAATAGATCATGAAGATTTTATTGCTGATGTAGAAATTTCAGATACAACTGGTTTATATGTGAAAAATAGCTTTTTGGATAACGGTATCATATGTgagcttttatttaacaaaattaaaataacggaaatttttaaagatggtttaatgaataaaaagaaaCATTGCTACAAAGATTTTATCTCACTTATCAGTGACATTTGCCATAAGATTGGTGATGATATCGCTGTCAATGatgatattttacaaatatatattgaaattggaaaaataaatgaagaagATGTGCTACTTAAGAATGATTTGATTATGAATAAACTCgtcgaaaataaatatgtttcagagGAAATCAAAGACATTGCAAGAACATTCTTGAATATATTACAGTCTATTGTAAAAAGAAATGACACACTACCAAATATAGAAATTGCCGAAATTGAGGATTTCAATCTTACCGAAGAAGTGACAAAAATCATTGGTGAAGGACTAGAACACCATAAAAGAACTTTACGTgacaattgttttatttttttcgacaatTACAACTTCAACGATCTATCAGCAGAGCAGCTtctatttataacaaaaaatgaCATGAAAATGATGTCATCTCTTGCATTTGTCTCTGACAATAActgtttttctaaaattttaaaccTGTTTCAAGCCCGTTTTATCAAAAAAGTTGAAGCCGCTACGAAATAcgtttcttataaaaaaatggcaCCAATGTTCAATTCAGTtacttattacatttttaaaagcttcaCCGAGCTTATCGAAACCATAAGCAGTATTACAAAAACATCTGTTGAAGATACTTTGAATATCATAGAAAAAAATTCTACTATAAACTGGGAATCCCCTTGTTCCTTAGATATGTCCATGGAAATACAGTGTCGCTTCCTCTTTCAATTGATTACGTTTTTCAGTAAAGGTTCAATCACAACTTATGAATacacttttaaatttttaacgtcTAAAAACGATTTGAATAAACGCAACGTTACTCAAGAAAATTTgaggaaattattaaatttaaaagttaacCTTCGTATATTTGATGTTGAATTTGCAAGTATACCAGAACACCGACGCATATGGTTATACTTACTCGATGATGCAATGTCCATAGTAGGGAATGataattgttttgaaaatttccaaccCTTGTTGTCTGGTTTTGTGAATTATATCAGCAAATCCGATAAGTCTTTGGAAGTATATCGCAACTACACCCACAACCTCATACAGTTTATCGTAACTTCAGAGCAATGTTTGTCATATTGTAGGAATCTTAATGTGTCGGAGTcactttaa